The sequence CGCACAAGCGAAACACAGGCACGCAATCCTTCTGTTCGCGTTGAGCCGGTAATCTCAAGGGAGATTGCACTGACTCCGTAAAATAAAAGTTCATGTAAAAGTTCTTCCCCATCCATACCGGGATAAGAGACTGTAAAATAAAAACCATCGGCGATTGGGTTATTCTCATCCATGTCGTAAACTATTTCAAATCCATTTTCAGTAAATAACTTTTTCATGATCGCTGCTTTATAACCGTACTCTTTGACTGATTCCACAAAGTTTAATTTACCATCGTTAGCTGCTTTGAATATTGCCGCCATTGCATATTGGACAGTGTGAGTCATCCCCGCACTCAATGGATAAATTGTTCCGAAGATCATTGTATAGCCGAAAGTATCCGTCGAATAATATCTTTTTAAGTCCGGGTAGGTGGAAGAAAATAATTTATCCGAAATAATCATCATTCCGATTCGCTGCCCCGCATAGCTGAACGCTTTTGAGCCGGAGATAAGCAGAACATATTTATCCGTATAATGCGCAATCGAGGGCTGATACGGCGGCTCCCCGGGCTTTGACATATCCCTTCTGAAATCCATTGCGAAATAAGCAAGATCTTCAAGAACTATTGCATCATATTTTTCAGCGAGTTCCGCAATAATTTTTAATTCCTTTTCGGTGAAGCAAATCCACGACGGATTATTCGGGTTCGAGTAAATGATATTTGAGATATTGCCTTTTGCAAGATATGACTCAAGCTTCGCACTAAGTTTTTCACCGCGAAAATCATAAACATCAAAAGTCTCATATTTTAAATTCAAAACTTTGTGCTGCTGTTTATGAACCGGAAAACCGGGATCAATAAAAAGGGTGGTGTCTTTTTCTTTATGAATTCTGTTAAGAGTTAAAAATGCAGCAAAGCTTCCCTGCATCGAGCCGACTGTCGGCACGCAGCCTTGCGGACTTACATCAATATTCATAAAAAGTTTTACAAAGCGCGAAGCCTCAATTTTCAATTCAGGAATGCCTTGAATATCGGGATAGATTGCCGCAACACCTTTTTTGTGCGCTGCTATTTCCGCATCAACACCCACCTGAGACGGTGGCAGACCGGGCACCCCCATTTCCATGCGAATAAACTTTTCGCCGGAAGCTTTTTCAATTTCATCAACGAGCTTTTTAATCTCACGAATAGTTGCTTTGCTGATTGATGGGAGATTAGCTGCCTTAATTTTATCCTCAACAACCTGATAATTTATTGGAGTGTTTTTCATTCGATTTATTTTTTTATACATACTGTCATGCTGAACTTGTCGAAGCATAACACTTTTACTTTTTCCATTCACTCTTCGACGCGCTCAGGGTGAAAATCGACACATTCAGAGTGACTATCACCAAAATTTTACTTACTTAAAATTAGAAAATTCCGCAGAACATTCATAAGGATTTATTGGCGGAATTACTTGAGTAAAATTTAAGATGGGCTTTATTATTAGAGAAAAAGTATGAATAAAAAGTACTGCTGATTATAATTAGAAAAAATTTATGTAAATTATATATAATAATATATTAATGTAATGAAACATGTACAGCTAAGTGCGGTTGTATTAGTCTAATTTTATGAGACCAAATCACGACTAAAGAAACAACATGGACTTTCAAACAACACTTACCGAGATTATCACAGCGATTAAGCAGCAGGACTTCCTAAACGAAGCAGAGGTGACTAACGGAATTGTATTGCGAATTCTAAACCAATTGAATTGGAATGTGTATGACACCAAGAAAGTGAAACCGCAATTCCGAATTGACAACAAAATAATTGACTTTGCACTTTGCTTCCCGGACAACAAACCTGCAATCATCATTGAAGTAAAAGCACTGGGTAAAGCTAACAACACAGACGAGCAAGTCCTTTCATATTCATTCAAGACCGGTATTCCAGTTGCAATCTTAACAGACGGACAAGAATGGCATTTTTATCTGCCCGCAGAGAGAGGTAGTTTGACAGAGAGACGTTTCTATAAACTTGACTTGCTTGCACGGACAACATCCGAGATTGAGCTAATTTTTCAAAGCTATTTAGGTTATGAGGCAGTTAGAACTGGAGAGGCACTCAAACAAGCAAAAGCCGACTACGACAAGCAGTATAAGAGTAAAGAGATTGACACTTCTATCCCTTTAGCTTGGGACAAACTTGTTCAAGACCAAGATGTAACCTTAGTTCGTTTGCTTTCAGAAAAAGTAGCTGACATTTGTGGCTATGAACCATCTGACGACAAACTCATTGAATACCTGAAACAGCTTGGCAAGACAAGTAATTATGTTTCCAAGCCACAAGACGCAATTGATGACTATGAAACAAATGATAACGAAGACGACATAAATACAAACGATGCTTTTAGAGGTGTTAGGTTCAACAATCAGACAGTTCAAAGTAGAAACGCAATCGGCACTTTAGAGGCACTCTTGAAAATTGCGATTACAAACTTCCCCAATTCACTACGAAGAATTGAAAGTCAAACACGAGGACGCTCCCGTTCTTTGCTTTCAAAACAAAAAGAAAACTTGTTCATCGGCAGACCAGATTTGGTTCAGGACTTTTCAAAATCTTTACCGAACAACTGGTGGATGGGCGCAAATTACAGCAAGCGTGAGATAAAGCAGTTTTGCAAAGTTGTAGTCAATAGCATTACACAGGAGTATGGCGTTCAACAGATAAATTGGTCGTTATGAGAGAGAGTAAGCCAGCCGCTAACAAGGGATTTGCGATAGCAGGGGTTTTGTGCTTCGTATGAAAGTTTGTGCTTCTAAACCGCCACTTCTTAAAACCCCGAATCGTAAATAGAGTTTAAAGTAATATTCTTGAT is a genomic window of Ignavibacteriales bacterium containing:
- a CDS encoding pyridoxal phosphate-dependent aminotransferase; amino-acid sequence: MKNTPINYQVVEDKIKAANLPSISKATIREIKKLVDEIEKASGEKFIRMEMGVPGLPPSQVGVDAEIAAHKKGVAAIYPDIQGIPELKIEASRFVKLFMNIDVSPQGCVPTVGSMQGSFAAFLTLNRIHKEKDTTLFIDPGFPVHKQQHKVLNLKYETFDVYDFRGEKLSAKLESYLAKGNISNIIYSNPNNPSWICFTEKELKIIAELAEKYDAIVLEDLAYFAMDFRRDMSKPGEPPYQPSIAHYTDKYVLLISGSKAFSYAGQRIGMMIISDKLFSSTYPDLKRYYSTDTFGYTMIFGTIYPLSAGMTHTVQYAMAAIFKAANDGKLNFVESVKEYGYKAAIMKKLFTENGFEIVYDMDENNPIADGFYFTVSYPGMDGEELLHELLFYGVSAISLEITGSTRTEGLRACVSLVRRDQFPDLEKRLKQFYKDHPLPYKD